The Nocardioides panzhihuensis genome has a segment encoding these proteins:
- a CDS encoding ATP-binding protein has translation MTTSVPPAPGPTEARPPVRRAYRDTDASVIGGVAAGLAEHLGLPVLAVRAFFVVTAIFNGIGVLLYAALWIFIPAAPHLEKSTPGAESATRGGRRPGARRGGVDMGPAIALLALGVGGIVLFDTLLGPGALVWPLMLGVAGVALLWRQADEAQRERWINSTGRLDLVRMIFGKGGWPAYLRVGAGLGLLLVAVVLAGGQLDFGNASGVIIAGVLVLGAGFLVAGPWMHQLASDLGSEREERIRTQERADMAAHLHDSVLQTLALIQRNSDDPAMVQKLARAQERDLREWLFSDPVAPDETFAAALKAATAEVEDSHGVTVDVVVVGDGPYDDSVRVIVAASREAVTNAAKHAGTGRVDVYAEATEEAFEVFVRDRGAGFVVDEVSADRHGVRDSIIDRMSRHGGSAVVRSSPGEGTEVRLKQPRTAETGGTYFGEKANDE, from the coding sequence ATGACGACATCTGTCCCTCCGGCTCCCGGGCCGACCGAAGCACGGCCACCGGTACGCCGCGCCTACCGCGACACCGACGCCTCCGTGATCGGTGGCGTCGCAGCCGGCCTCGCCGAGCACCTCGGCCTGCCGGTGCTGGCCGTACGCGCGTTCTTCGTGGTCACCGCGATCTTCAACGGCATCGGCGTCCTGCTGTACGCAGCGCTGTGGATCTTCATCCCCGCCGCACCGCACCTGGAGAAGTCCACCCCGGGCGCCGAGAGCGCGACCCGCGGCGGCCGCCGTCCCGGTGCCCGGCGTGGCGGTGTCGACATGGGTCCGGCGATCGCCCTGCTGGCGCTCGGCGTCGGCGGGATCGTCCTCTTCGACACGCTGCTCGGCCCCGGGGCCCTGGTCTGGCCGCTGATGCTCGGCGTCGCCGGGGTGGCGCTGCTGTGGCGCCAGGCCGACGAGGCCCAGCGTGAGCGCTGGATCAACAGCACCGGACGGCTCGACCTGGTGCGGATGATCTTCGGCAAGGGCGGCTGGCCGGCGTACCTCCGGGTCGGTGCCGGTCTCGGCCTGCTGCTCGTCGCCGTCGTCCTGGCAGGTGGCCAGCTCGACTTCGGCAACGCCTCGGGCGTGATCATCGCCGGTGTGCTGGTTCTCGGTGCCGGGTTCCTCGTCGCCGGGCCGTGGATGCACCAGCTGGCCAGCGACCTGGGCAGCGAGCGCGAGGAGCGGATCCGGACGCAGGAGCGCGCCGACATGGCGGCCCACCTGCACGACTCGGTCCTCCAGACCCTGGCTCTGATCCAGCGCAACTCGGACGACCCGGCGATGGTGCAGAAGCTCGCCCGCGCCCAGGAGCGCGACCTGCGCGAGTGGCTCTTCTCCGACCCGGTCGCCCCCGACGAGACCTTCGCGGCTGCCCTCAAGGCCGCTACCGCCGAGGTCGAGGACTCCCACGGAGTCACCGTCGACGTGGTGGTCGTCGGCGACGGCCCCTACGACGACTCGGTCCGCGTGATCGTCGCCGCCAGCCGCGAGGCGGTCACCAACGCGGCCAAGCACGCCGGCACCGGACGCGTCGACGTCTATGCCGAGGCCACCGAGGAGGCCTTCGAGGTCTTCGTCCGCGACCGTGGTGCGGGCTTCGTCGTGGACGAGGTCTCCGCCGACCGACATGGCGTCCGCGACAGCATCATCGACCGGATGTCGCGCCACGGCGGCAGCGCTGTGGTGAGATCGTCTCCGGGCGAGGGCACCGAGGTGCGGCTGAAGCAGCCGCGCACCGCTGAGACCGGCGGAACCTACTTTGGAGAGAAGGCCAATGATGAGTGA
- a CDS encoding LuxR C-terminal-related transcriptional regulator produces the protein MSEVKVVIVDDHAMFRTGVRAELSRSPVIRIVGEAEDVGTAVKAIAEGKPDVVLLDVHLPGGGGVEVMRKAPAVDGSPRYLALSVSDAAEDVIGTIRGGARGYVTKTITGSELVAAIQRVSGGDAVFSPRLAGFVLDAFAGTIAIADIDEDLDRLTEREREVMRLIARGYSYKEVAAELFISIKTVETHMSNVLRKLQLSSRHELTRWANDRRLL, from the coding sequence ATGAGTGAGGTCAAGGTCGTCATCGTCGACGACCACGCGATGTTCCGCACCGGCGTACGCGCCGAGCTGAGCCGCTCGCCGGTGATCCGGATCGTCGGAGAGGCCGAGGACGTCGGCACCGCGGTCAAGGCGATCGCCGAGGGCAAGCCCGACGTGGTGCTGCTCGACGTCCATCTTCCCGGTGGCGGCGGGGTCGAGGTGATGCGCAAGGCTCCAGCCGTCGACGGCTCGCCGCGCTACCTCGCGCTGTCGGTCTCCGACGCCGCCGAGGACGTCATCGGCACCATCCGCGGCGGCGCGCGCGGCTATGTCACCAAGACCATCACCGGCTCCGAGCTGGTCGCCGCGATCCAGCGGGTCTCCGGGGGAGACGCCGTCTTCTCGCCGCGCCTGGCGGGCTTCGTCCTCGACGCCTTCGCCGGCACCATCGCGATCGCCGACATCGACGAGGATCTCGACCGCCTGACCGAACGAGAGCGCGAGGTGATGCGCCTCATCGCTCGCGGCTACTCCTACAAGGAGGTCGCCGCCGAGCTGTTCATCTCGATCAAGACGGTCGAGACCCACATGTCCAACGTGCTGCGCAAGCTGCAGCTGTCGAGCCGTCACGAGCTCACCCGCTGGGCCAACGACCGGCGACTGCTCTAG
- a CDS encoding SulP family inorganic anion transporter: MSSPNPPLPTGRSRPLDQLRHTIRFDVPASLVVFLVAVPLSLGIAVASGAPVAAGLIAAVVGGIVVGLLGGSPLQVSGPAAGLTVVVAETVAEFGWEATCAITLMAGLLQVVLGATRLGRYALAISPTVVCAMLAAIGISIVLGQLNVALGGRSQSSAIENVKHIFANAQEPNIHAALAGLGVIGILLAWPRLPQRVRAVPGQLVAIVALTLLAAAWLPGAERVELGGDLLDEIGSVALPEGTPLAVAGAVLTLALIASVESLLSAVAVDKLHGGPRSNLDRELVGQGIANTASGALGGLPITGVIVRSSTNVAAGARTRASAILHGVWVLLFALVLVGLVEQIPLAALAGLLIMMGTGLVRPADITQAHARGELWIYGLTIIGVLTLNLIEGVLIGLVAALVLVLWRLVHVRIDVRSPGQAADGREKWLVEVHGSLSFLATPKLVSRLDEIPEGQVVELDLLVDYFDPAGRDQLDHWRARYEAAGGTVLVEHSGPHGTKAPRQERALKAPPISPRALLPWSAWQDVRPDRIDPHHPLALGVREYHRRHAEPLRPVYEGLAEGQEPHAVFLTCVDSRVVPNLITASGPGDLLTVRTMGNLVPEPGSPDSSVAAPMLFGVDDLGIDTVVVCGHSRCGAITSALENTRAGEVPAGPVGDWLRHAAPALQEWQAGHPVGLAAAAAGRSEVDQVSQVNVAVMIDRLGQILAGRHVRLVGLFLDISDGTLQILRADGFATLTDAETDELAHLMEARPPEPA; this comes from the coding sequence GTGTCATCACCCAACCCACCCCTGCCCACCGGCAGGTCCCGACCGCTCGACCAGCTTCGCCACACCATTCGCTTCGACGTACCTGCCTCTCTGGTCGTCTTCCTCGTCGCCGTGCCGCTCTCGCTCGGCATCGCCGTCGCCTCCGGTGCGCCTGTCGCCGCGGGCCTGATCGCTGCCGTCGTGGGCGGCATCGTCGTCGGCCTCCTCGGCGGCTCCCCGCTGCAGGTCAGCGGCCCGGCCGCCGGCCTCACCGTCGTCGTGGCCGAGACGGTCGCCGAGTTCGGGTGGGAGGCGACCTGCGCGATCACCCTGATGGCCGGTCTCCTCCAGGTCGTGCTCGGGGCCACCCGGCTCGGGCGCTACGCCCTGGCGATCTCCCCGACTGTCGTCTGCGCGATGCTCGCCGCCATCGGGATCTCGATCGTCCTCGGCCAGCTCAACGTCGCCCTCGGCGGCCGCTCGCAGTCCAGTGCGATCGAGAACGTCAAGCACATCTTCGCCAACGCGCAGGAGCCCAACATCCACGCCGCCCTGGCGGGACTCGGGGTGATCGGCATCCTGCTCGCCTGGCCGCGGCTGCCGCAGCGGGTCCGGGCGGTGCCGGGCCAGCTCGTGGCCATCGTCGCGCTCACCCTGCTCGCGGCCGCCTGGCTCCCGGGCGCCGAGCGGGTCGAGCTCGGCGGCGACCTGCTCGACGAGATCGGCTCGGTCGCGCTGCCGGAGGGCACTCCGCTCGCCGTCGCCGGAGCGGTCCTGACCCTCGCCCTGATCGCGAGCGTCGAAAGCCTGCTCTCGGCGGTCGCGGTGGACAAGCTGCACGGCGGCCCGCGCAGCAACCTGGACCGCGAGCTCGTCGGCCAGGGGATCGCCAACACCGCCTCCGGGGCGCTCGGCGGACTCCCCATCACCGGTGTCATCGTGCGCAGCTCGACCAACGTCGCGGCCGGAGCACGCACTCGCGCGTCCGCGATCCTGCACGGCGTCTGGGTGCTCCTCTTCGCCCTCGTCCTGGTCGGACTCGTGGAGCAGATCCCGCTCGCTGCCCTTGCCGGGCTGCTGATCATGATGGGGACCGGCCTGGTCAGGCCCGCCGACATCACCCAGGCCCATGCCCGCGGCGAGCTGTGGATCTACGGCCTGACCATCATCGGCGTGCTCACGCTCAACCTCATCGAGGGTGTCCTGATCGGCCTGGTCGCGGCTCTCGTCCTGGTGCTGTGGCGGCTCGTCCACGTGCGGATCGACGTACGCTCCCCCGGCCAGGCAGCCGACGGCCGGGAGAAGTGGCTGGTCGAGGTGCACGGCAGCCTCTCGTTCCTGGCGACGCCGAAGCTGGTGAGCCGGCTCGACGAGATCCCGGAGGGGCAGGTCGTCGAGCTCGACCTTCTCGTCGACTACTTCGACCCCGCCGGACGCGACCAGCTCGACCACTGGCGTGCTCGCTACGAGGCCGCCGGAGGCACCGTGCTCGTGGAGCACTCCGGTCCGCACGGCACCAAGGCGCCGCGTCAGGAACGCGCGCTGAAGGCGCCTCCGATCAGCCCGCGGGCGCTGCTGCCGTGGAGCGCCTGGCAGGACGTACGCCCCGACCGCATCGATCCGCACCACCCGCTGGCCCTCGGCGTCCGCGAGTACCACCGCCGGCACGCGGAGCCGCTGCGCCCGGTCTACGAGGGCCTCGCCGAGGGCCAGGAGCCGCACGCGGTCTTCCTGACCTGTGTCGACTCCCGGGTCGTTCCCAACCTGATCACCGCCAGCGGCCCCGGCGACCTGCTCACGGTCCGCACGATGGGCAACCTCGTACCCGAGCCCGGCAGCCCGGACAGTTCGGTCGCGGCGCCGATGCTGTTCGGCGTGGACGACCTCGGCATCGACACGGTCGTCGTCTGCGGTCACTCGCGCTGCGGCGCGATCACCTCTGCGCTGGAGAACACCCGTGCCGGTGAGGTGCCCGCGGGCCCGGTCGGCGACTGGCTGCGCCATGCCGCGCCCGCGCTCCAGGAGTGGCAGGCCGGGCACCCGGTCGGCCTCGCCGCGGCAGCGGCCGGTCGGAGCGAGGTCGACCAGGTGTCCCAGGTCAACGTCGCGGTGATGATCGACCGGCTCGGACAGATCCTGGCCGGCCGGCACGTACGCCTCGTGGGTCTGTTCCTGGACATCTCCGACGGCACGCTGCAGATCCTGCGCGCCGACGGGTTCGCGACGTTGACCGACGCCGAGACCGACGAGCTCGCCCACCTCATGGAGGCACGCCCGCCCGAGCCGGCCTAG
- the pcrA gene encoding DNA helicase PcrA produces the protein MSTPDQTPVATIPGLEAFASAQPADEPRTKPRGPSVEELLDGLNEPQKAAVQHHGAPLLVVAGAGSGKTRVLTRRIAWLISQRGAHPGSILAITFTNKAAAEMKERVEALIGKRARIMWVSTFHSACVRILRKEIDKVGLKSNFSIYDAQDQKRLMQLVLSDLDLDPRHYQPGQVLNWVSDQKNELRDVEAAEKDARNHLEQTYVAAYKEYQKRLRQANALDFDDLIMSTVELFRAYPEVREVYRRRFRHVLVDEYQDTNHAQYALVHELCADRMDDTALTDSYADEAPRSDPAELMVVGDADQSIYAFRGANIRNILDFEQDFPNASTILLEQNYRSTQTILTAANAVIKHNKGRKEKALWSDAGNGERIVGYVADDERDEARFVSDEIDKLVDGGLKAADVAVFYRTNAQSRVFEEVFIRTGQPYKVVGGVRFYERKEVRDALAYLRTLANPDDQVSLRRILNTPKRGIGDRAVACVNALADRDGLTFWEALQKAEDAPGMATRSLTNIKAFVAMLEELLQMVDAGERADVILETVLDRSGYLASLEQSDDPQDETRVENLAELVAVAREFSDDPIAAPSADPVDVDAGTVVPGLPDFLERVALVADTDQIPDDEDGVVTLMTLHTAKGLEFPAVFLTGMEDGVFPHSRALGDGTELEEERRLAYVGITRAEKRLFISRAVVRSAWGAPSHNPGSRFLDELPVDLVDWRRTEKEMTSWGRPSLANDTWGGGQRLGQPTAAGRRNFSSAALRADAASKSKPAREIPSLDPGDRVTHDSFGLGTVVTVEGTADKQVASIDFGDIGVKRLLLRYAPVEKL, from the coding sequence ATGAGTACGCCTGACCAGACCCCTGTTGCCACCATCCCGGGCCTCGAGGCCTTCGCCTCGGCGCAGCCGGCCGACGAGCCGCGTACGAAACCACGCGGCCCGAGCGTCGAGGAGCTCCTCGACGGGCTCAACGAGCCTCAGAAGGCGGCCGTGCAGCATCACGGCGCGCCGCTGCTGGTCGTCGCCGGTGCGGGGTCGGGCAAGACTCGGGTGCTGACCCGGCGGATCGCGTGGCTGATCTCCCAGCGAGGTGCCCACCCCGGCAGCATCCTGGCGATCACCTTCACCAACAAGGCCGCGGCCGAGATGAAGGAGCGTGTCGAGGCCCTGATCGGCAAGCGCGCCCGGATCATGTGGGTCTCCACCTTCCACAGCGCCTGCGTGCGGATCCTCCGCAAGGAGATCGACAAAGTCGGGCTGAAGTCCAACTTCTCGATCTACGACGCCCAGGACCAGAAGCGGCTGATGCAGCTGGTGCTCAGCGATCTCGACCTGGATCCGCGCCACTACCAGCCCGGCCAGGTGCTCAACTGGGTCAGCGACCAGAAGAACGAGCTGCGCGACGTCGAGGCGGCCGAGAAGGATGCGCGCAACCACCTCGAGCAGACCTATGTGGCGGCGTACAAGGAGTATCAGAAGCGGCTGCGGCAGGCGAACGCCCTCGACTTCGACGACCTGATCATGTCCACCGTCGAGCTCTTCCGCGCCTACCCGGAGGTGCGCGAGGTCTACCGGCGCCGGTTCCGTCATGTGCTGGTCGACGAGTACCAGGACACCAACCACGCCCAGTACGCCCTGGTCCACGAGCTGTGTGCCGATCGCATGGACGACACCGCGCTGACCGACTCCTACGCCGACGAGGCCCCTCGCAGCGACCCCGCCGAGCTGATGGTGGTCGGTGACGCCGACCAGTCGATCTATGCCTTCCGCGGCGCCAACATCCGAAACATCCTCGACTTCGAGCAGGACTTTCCCAACGCGAGCACGATCCTGCTGGAGCAGAACTACCGCTCCACCCAGACGATCCTCACCGCCGCCAACGCGGTCATCAAGCACAACAAGGGCCGCAAGGAGAAGGCGCTGTGGAGCGACGCCGGCAACGGTGAGCGGATCGTCGGGTACGTCGCCGACGACGAGCGCGACGAGGCCCGGTTCGTCTCCGACGAGATCGACAAGCTCGTCGACGGCGGGCTCAAGGCCGCCGACGTGGCCGTCTTCTACCGCACCAACGCCCAGTCGCGCGTCTTCGAGGAGGTGTTCATCCGCACCGGCCAGCCCTACAAGGTCGTCGGTGGGGTGCGCTTCTACGAGCGCAAGGAGGTGCGCGATGCCCTGGCCTACCTGCGCACCCTGGCCAACCCCGACGACCAGGTCTCGCTCCGAAGGATCCTCAACACCCCCAAGCGAGGCATCGGCGACCGCGCCGTGGCCTGCGTCAACGCGCTCGCCGACCGCGACGGCCTGACCTTCTGGGAAGCGCTGCAGAAGGCCGAGGACGCCCCCGGCATGGCCACCCGCAGCCTGACCAACATCAAGGCCTTCGTGGCGATGCTCGAGGAGCTGCTTCAGATGGTCGACGCCGGCGAACGTGCCGACGTCATCTTGGAGACCGTGCTCGACCGATCGGGCTATCTCGCCTCGTTGGAGCAGTCCGACGACCCGCAGGACGAGACCCGCGTGGAGAACCTCGCCGAGCTCGTCGCGGTCGCGCGTGAGTTCTCAGACGACCCGATCGCGGCGCCCAGCGCTGACCCGGTCGATGTCGATGCAGGCACCGTCGTACCCGGCCTGCCCGACTTCCTGGAGCGGGTCGCCCTGGTCGCCGACACCGACCAGATCCCCGACGACGAGGACGGCGTGGTCACCCTGATGACCCTCCACACCGCGAAGGGCCTGGAGTTCCCCGCGGTCTTCCTCACCGGCATGGAGGACGGCGTCTTCCCGCACTCCCGGGCCCTCGGCGACGGGACCGAGCTCGAGGAGGAGCGCCGGCTGGCCTACGTCGGCATCACCCGGGCCGAGAAGCGGCTCTTCATCTCGCGTGCCGTTGTCCGCTCCGCCTGGGGTGCGCCCTCGCACAATCCCGGCAGCCGTTTCCTCGACGAGCTCCCCGTCGACCTGGTCGACTGGCGGCGTACGGAGAAGGAGATGACCTCCTGGGGCCGGCCGAGCCTCGCCAACGACACCTGGGGCGGCGGCCAGCGACTCGGGCAGCCGACCGCCGCCGGACGCCGCAACTTCTCCTCGGCCGCGCTGCGTGCCGACGCCGCGTCGAAGTCGAAGCCGGCCCGGGAGATCCCATCGCTGGACCCGGGTGACCGCGTCACCCACGACTCCTTCGGCCTCGGCACCGTGGTGACCGTCGAAGGCACCGCCGACAAGCAGGTCGCCAGCATCGACTTCGGCGACATCGGCGTCAAGCGGCTGCTGCTGCGGTACGCCCCCGTAGAAAAGCTCTGA
- a CDS encoding M23 family metallopeptidase, with translation MGNHRADVTSDSPRSVTPSPGASTSSSGYVGKRRAAPATDSPAPRPAPRATGSTSYVGKRRAAPSPAVGTAKPSPAPDTPEEPVAKARPNRVVLEQTGTLPVVGSPRAEAPFDDEGDDGRISTGELRALVEGDGGPSFPSSFPTRPPAKVAPRQIVPPQRRAVQIDPVLSDLLSSMGIDPDKVTPEVLEDLGVGGMTTSELTLFLTQPTRPAPVRTASSAAVSTKTPPRGIPAAPAPVLPEPVIPVTPVAPVAPVAPVAPEPTFEAPEPTHTPKPLRMANTFAPLTGKVRAVRQARQIPAPPVASPAYEPEVPEAKEPRGFQEAFDAPPTSFKIDTTTFPAPPVSLPEQIDFDSMAIELPAETYTVDAPYYEEPQADEAFYQDDYSYDHDSHQAEAYFRADTGSIDLPSISEIATYRPELHDLPAVETTGTMVGIGGPTRPRTRRATAAAAAGGRPTVPLTAGAAALAAAIGGIALTGGPTMVAADDVRLVGATALGGDSEMVVVGDRSATVTRNDERSEADTAASDREKALQGVDVQADKQDKFLKSNMWELPIAAGTYRITGTFGSSGANWSSTHTGLDFATSYGTPIHSVARGTVTETGWGGAYGERTIVTLDDGTEIWYCHQSDYGVEVGQTVSPGEVIGYVGSTGNSTGNHLHLEVRPGGGDAVDPDSALNEHGVDPS, from the coding sequence ATGGGCAACCACCGAGCCGACGTCACAAGTGACAGTCCGCGTTCGGTCACCCCTTCCCCCGGAGCAAGCACGAGCAGCAGCGGCTACGTTGGGAAGCGGCGCGCAGCGCCGGCGACCGACAGCCCTGCCCCCAGGCCTGCCCCGCGAGCGACCGGATCGACCTCCTACGTCGGGAAGCGACGCGCCGCGCCGTCTCCCGCCGTCGGGACCGCGAAACCATCCCCCGCCCCTGACACTCCTGAAGAGCCGGTCGCCAAGGCCCGGCCCAACCGAGTGGTCCTCGAGCAGACCGGCACGCTGCCGGTCGTCGGGTCACCCCGCGCCGAGGCCCCCTTTGACGACGAAGGCGACGACGGTCGCATCTCGACAGGAGAGCTGCGTGCTCTCGTCGAGGGCGACGGCGGACCTTCGTTCCCGAGCTCGTTCCCGACGCGGCCTCCCGCGAAGGTCGCTCCTCGGCAGATCGTGCCGCCGCAGCGCCGTGCCGTCCAGATCGACCCGGTCCTGTCCGACCTGCTCTCCTCGATGGGCATCGACCCGGACAAGGTGACCCCCGAGGTGCTCGAAGACCTCGGCGTCGGTGGCATGACGACCTCCGAGCTCACCTTGTTCCTGACCCAGCCGACCAGGCCGGCGCCGGTGAGGACCGCGTCGAGCGCGGCGGTCTCGACCAAGACCCCGCCGCGCGGCATCCCGGCAGCTCCGGCGCCGGTGCTTCCCGAGCCAGTGATCCCGGTGACCCCTGTTGCGCCGGTGGCCCCTGTTGCACCCGTCGCTCCCGAGCCGACCTTCGAGGCGCCCGAGCCGACGCACACCCCGAAGCCGCTGCGGATGGCCAACACGTTCGCGCCGTTGACCGGCAAGGTCCGCGCCGTGCGTCAGGCCCGGCAGATCCCGGCTCCGCCGGTGGCCTCGCCGGCCTACGAGCCGGAGGTCCCGGAGGCCAAGGAGCCCCGCGGGTTCCAGGAGGCGTTCGACGCGCCGCCGACCTCCTTCAAGATCGACACGACCACGTTCCCGGCCCCGCCGGTGTCACTGCCTGAGCAGATCGACTTCGACTCGATGGCGATCGAGCTCCCGGCCGAGACCTACACCGTCGACGCGCCCTACTACGAAGAACCGCAGGCCGACGAGGCGTTCTACCAGGACGACTACTCCTACGACCACGACTCGCACCAGGCCGAGGCCTACTTCCGCGCTGACACCGGCAGTATCGATCTGCCGAGCATCAGCGAGATCGCGACCTACCGGCCCGAGCTGCACGACCTTCCGGCGGTCGAGACCACCGGCACCATGGTCGGCATCGGCGGCCCCACCCGTCCGCGCACCCGCCGCGCCACCGCCGCTGCGGCCGCCGGTGGTCGTCCGACGGTCCCGCTGACAGCTGGTGCTGCCGCCCTCGCCGCCGCCATCGGTGGCATCGCGCTGACCGGCGGCCCGACGATGGTCGCCGCAGACGACGTACGACTCGTCGGAGCCACCGCGCTCGGTGGTGACAGCGAGATGGTCGTCGTCGGCGACCGCTCCGCGACCGTGACCCGTAACGACGAGCGCTCCGAGGCCGACACCGCGGCGAGCGACCGGGAGAAGGCGCTCCAGGGCGTCGACGTCCAGGCCGACAAGCAGGACAAGTTCCTCAAGTCCAACATGTGGGAGCTGCCGATCGCGGCCGGCACCTACCGGATCACCGGGACGTTCGGTTCCTCCGGCGCCAACTGGTCCAGCACCCACACGGGTCTCGACTTCGCGACCTCCTACGGCACTCCGATCCACTCCGTCGCCCGCGGCACGGTCACCGAGACCGGCTGGGGCGGAGCGTACGGAGAGCGGACGATCGTCACCCTCGACGACGGCACCGAGATCTGGTACTGCCACCAGAGCGACTACGGCGTCGAGGTCGGTCAGACCGTCTCCCCCGGCGAGGTCATCGGCTACGTCGGCTCCACCGGTAACTCCACCGGCAACCACCTCCACCTGGAGGTCCGCCCCGGTGGTGGTGACGCCGTCGACCCCGACAGCGCACTCAACGAGCACGGCGTCGACCCGAGTTGA
- the sucC gene encoding ADP-forming succinate--CoA ligase subunit beta — protein sequence MDLMEYQAKKLFAKHGVAVTEGVVVETAEEARKAAEEIGFCVVKAQVKAGGRGKAGGVKLAKTADEAFEHASNILGMEIKGLKVNRVLITPATPPVEEYYFSFLLDRSNRQYLCIASVEGGVEIEEVAKTNPDAVKKIGIDPGEGVDEAKAREIATECGFPEPVFEQAVSMIQSLYTVFTEEDATLVEVNPLARLEGDKLEALDGKVSLDENASEVRHEDHEQFVIRDEEDPLEAKAKDKGLNYVKLDGQVGIIGNGAGLVMSTLDVVAYAGEAHGGVKPANFLDIGGGANAQVMADGLDVILNDEQVKSVFVNVFGGITACDEVAKGIVGALDILGNEATKPLVVRLDGNNVELGRQILSEANHPLVTIVDTMDGGADKAAELANA from the coding sequence GTGGATCTCATGGAGTACCAGGCGAAGAAGCTCTTCGCCAAGCACGGCGTTGCCGTGACCGAAGGTGTCGTCGTCGAGACGGCCGAGGAAGCCCGGAAGGCCGCCGAGGAGATCGGCTTCTGCGTCGTCAAGGCGCAGGTCAAGGCCGGCGGCCGAGGCAAGGCCGGCGGCGTGAAGCTGGCCAAGACCGCGGATGAGGCGTTCGAGCACGCCTCGAACATCCTCGGCATGGAGATCAAGGGCCTGAAGGTCAACCGGGTGCTGATCACTCCGGCGACCCCGCCGGTGGAGGAGTACTACTTCTCCTTCCTGCTGGACCGGTCGAACCGGCAGTACCTCTGCATCGCGTCCGTCGAGGGTGGTGTGGAGATCGAGGAGGTCGCCAAGACCAACCCCGACGCCGTGAAGAAGATCGGCATCGACCCCGGCGAGGGTGTCGACGAGGCCAAGGCGCGCGAGATCGCGACCGAGTGTGGCTTCCCGGAGCCCGTCTTCGAGCAGGCTGTCTCGATGATCCAGAGCCTCTACACGGTTTTCACCGAGGAGGACGCGACGCTCGTCGAGGTCAACCCGCTGGCTCGCCTGGAGGGCGACAAGCTGGAGGCCCTCGACGGCAAGGTCTCGCTGGACGAGAACGCCTCCGAGGTTCGTCACGAGGACCACGAGCAGTTCGTCATCCGTGACGAGGAGGACCCGCTCGAGGCCAAGGCCAAGGACAAGGGCCTCAACTACGTCAAGCTCGACGGCCAGGTCGGCATCATCGGCAACGGCGCGGGTCTGGTCATGTCGACCCTCGACGTCGTCGCCTACGCCGGTGAGGCACACGGCGGCGTGAAGCCCGCCAACTTCCTCGACATCGGTGGCGGCGCCAACGCGCAGGTCATGGCCGACGGTCTCGACGTCATCTTGAACGACGAGCAGGTCAAGTCCGTGTTCGTGAACGTCTTCGGCGGCATCACCGCCTGTGACGAGGTCGCCAAGGGCATCGTCGGCGCGCTGGACATCCTCGGCAACGAGGCGACCAAGCCGCTCGTCGTGCGTCTGGACGGCAACAACGTGGAGCTGGGCCGCCAGATCCTCAGTGAGGCCAACCACCCGCTGGTCACCATCGTCGACACCATGGACGGCGGCGCCGACAAGGCCGCCGAGCTGGCCAACGCCTGA
- the sucD gene encoding succinate--CoA ligase subunit alpha, whose amino-acid sequence MSIYLNKDSKVIVQGITGGMGAKHTALMLDSGAQIVGGVNARKAGTTVTHKDHEGNDVTLPVFGTVEEAMKETGADVSVLFVPPAFTKAAAIEAIDAEMPLIVVITEGVPVQDTAEVWSYLQGKATRMIGPNCPGIITPGESLAGITPHTITGKGPVGLVSKSGTLTYQMMYELKDFGFSTAIGIGGDPIVGTTHIDALEAFEKDDETKVIVMIGEIGGDAEERAAAYIKENISKPVVGYVAGFTAPEGKTMGHAGAIVSGSAGTAQAKKEALEAAGVKVGKTPSETAALAREILQSL is encoded by the coding sequence ATGAGCATCTACCTCAACAAGGACAGCAAGGTCATCGTCCAGGGCATCACCGGCGGCATGGGTGCAAAGCACACCGCCCTGATGCTCGACTCGGGCGCCCAGATCGTCGGTGGCGTCAACGCGCGCAAGGCCGGCACCACGGTCACCCACAAGGACCACGAGGGTAACGACGTCACTCTCCCGGTCTTCGGCACCGTCGAGGAGGCGATGAAGGAGACCGGCGCGGACGTGTCGGTGCTCTTCGTGCCGCCGGCCTTCACCAAGGCCGCCGCGATCGAGGCCATCGACGCCGAGATGCCGCTGATCGTGGTCATCACCGAGGGCGTCCCGGTCCAGGACACCGCCGAGGTGTGGTCCTACCTGCAGGGCAAGGCCACCCGCATGATCGGCCCGAACTGCCCCGGCATCATCACGCCGGGCGAGTCGCTGGCCGGCATCACCCCGCACACCATCACGGGCAAGGGCCCGGTCGGTCTCGTCTCCAAGTCGGGCACGCTGACCTACCAGATGATGTACGAGCTGAAGGACTTCGGCTTCTCCACCGCCATCGGCATCGGCGGTGACCCCATCGTCGGCACCACCCACATCGACGCCCTCGAGGCGTTCGAGAAGGATGACGAGACCAAGGTCATCGTCATGATCGGTGAGATCGGTGGCGACGCCGAGGAGCGGGCCGCGGCGTACATCAAGGAGAACATCTCCAAGCCTGTCGTCGGCTACGTCGCCGGCTTCACGGCTCCGGAGGGCAAGACCATGGGTCACGCAGGTGCGATCGTGTCCGGCTCCGCCGGCACCGCGCAGGCGAAGAAGGAGGCCCTCGAGGCTGCCGGCGTCAAGGTCGGCAAGACCCCGTCGGAGACCGCTGCTCTCGCTCGCGAGATCCTGCAGTCCCTCTGA